A stretch of Desulfobacter hydrogenophilus DNA encodes these proteins:
- the purF gene encoding amidophosphoribosyltransferase produces MNTIHPSCTTCDAFTPSERPKDECGVFGLYKHPEAAKITYFGLYALQHRGQESAGISVNRGINDKIFSHKGMGLVPEIFNIEDLDRIEGGSAIGHVRYSTTGDSVLANAQPFVVNHRHRSYALAHNGNLVNAHIIREELEEQGSIFQTTMDSEVFLHLFIKNLIKGDYESAILKATSRVEGAYSMILLTCKGEIIGMKDPNGFRPLALGKLNGHYVLASETCAFDLVQAEFIRELDPGEIVIIDEDGIRSIKHPKAAIKKSLCIFEYIYFARPDSTIDGKNVYEMRKAHGKRLAQESHVDADIVMPFPDSGNYAAIGYAAESGIPFEMGMIRNHYVGRSFIQPTQSMRDFAVRVKLNPVREVIKGKDIIIIEDSIIRGTTAKTRVKALKELGAGKIHMRVSCPPHKFPCYYGIDFSSKGELIAAQMPLDELTEYLGLDSLHYLSIEGMLEASGVDEPEANFCKACFDGTYPVPFDPNFTKQCMG; encoded by the coding sequence ATGAATACCATCCACCCAAGTTGTACTACCTGCGACGCTTTCACGCCAAGCGAACGCCCCAAAGATGAATGTGGGGTTTTTGGCCTTTATAAACACCCGGAAGCGGCCAAAATTACCTATTTCGGGCTTTATGCACTTCAGCACAGGGGCCAGGAAAGCGCGGGCATCTCCGTGAACCGGGGGATCAACGACAAGATTTTCTCCCATAAAGGCATGGGGCTTGTACCGGAAATTTTCAACATTGAAGACCTTGACCGTATTGAAGGCGGGTCAGCCATCGGTCATGTCCGTTACTCCACCACGGGTGATTCTGTTCTGGCCAATGCCCAGCCCTTTGTGGTCAACCACCGGCATCGCTCCTATGCCCTGGCCCACAACGGCAATCTAGTCAACGCTCATATCATCAGAGAAGAGCTTGAGGAACAAGGCTCCATCTTCCAGACCACCATGGATTCGGAAGTATTTTTGCATCTGTTCATTAAAAATCTGATAAAGGGAGATTATGAATCAGCTATATTAAAGGCAACGTCAAGGGTCGAAGGCGCCTATTCCATGATTCTGCTCACCTGTAAGGGCGAAATAATTGGTATGAAAGACCCCAACGGATTCCGCCCCCTGGCCCTTGGAAAATTGAACGGGCACTATGTATTGGCGTCTGAAACCTGTGCCTTTGACCTGGTACAGGCCGAATTCATCCGGGAACTGGATCCCGGTGAAATCGTTATTATTGATGAAGACGGTATCAGGAGTATCAAACATCCTAAAGCGGCTATCAAAAAATCTTTGTGCATATTTGAATATATCTACTTTGCCCGGCCGGACTCCACCATTGACGGCAAAAACGTCTATGAAATGAGAAAAGCACATGGAAAGCGCCTGGCCCAGGAATCCCACGTGGATGCAGATATAGTCATGCCGTTTCCTGACTCCGGCAACTATGCGGCCATCGGTTATGCCGCCGAATCCGGCATCCCGTTTGAAATGGGAATGATACGCAACCACTATGTGGGTAGAAGTTTTATTCAACCCACCCAGTCCATGCGGGATTTTGCCGTGCGGGTGAAACTGAATCCGGTGCGGGAAGTTATAAAAGGCAAAGATATTATCATCATTGAAGATTCAATTATCCGGGGCACCACGGCCAAAACCCGTGTTAAAGCCCTGAAAGAGTTGGGCGCCGGAAAAATACACATGCGGGTCTCCTGTCCGCCCCATAAGTTCCCCTGTTACTACGGCATTGATTTTTCATCCAAGGGAGAATTAATTGCGGCCCAGATGCCTTTAGATGAATTAACTGAATACCTTGGGCTGGATTCTTTGCATTACCTGTCCATTGAAGGTATGCTTGAAGCCTCCGGGGTTGATGAGCCCGAAGCCAATTTCTGCAAGGCCTGTTTTGACGGTACCTATCCTGTGCCCTTTGATCCTAATTTTACCAAACAGTGTATGGGATAA
- a CDS encoding cation-translocating P-type ATPase, with product MSSQGKQIQHLAPDRVYTLLETNPEGLHGEEVEERLLNVGRNSFDIPDRWKMLRNFGKQFTNFFTILLIVSAIICVVAHRLNPGESMNFLGWALFVVALLNAFFSFIQEYRAERAMEALKKFLPQMVEVQRQGQVIKVPAEEIVPGDLLILAEGDKITADARVVEAEGLLVDNAPLTGEANPCVLVHGASSSRLVESNNIAFAGCTVIRGSGKAVVFATGLRTEFGKLAHLSQEIKRASSPLEQETAHMVRVLTVIAVSMGFAFFMYGMVTGRPLWVNLVFMMGIIVANVPEGLLPTFTLSLAMGSLRMARKNVLVKSLNAVEALGAVHVICSDKTGTLTENKLTITELLSPLHGRPLADQEQLDLLTLALAASEVRGIDHLSGDPLDVAVAERLTILGADLEALRERIEHYFTFDVEKRRSAGIMTVAGKRFFVVKGAFEALSPIVVSVRSAKGQEAVDARALGQAEEVLRGMAGQGLRVIALACRELEGGAQDFSSLQDALEKELVLVGFIGIEDPLRKEVPAAVRKCHTAGIDVLLITGDHPDTAQAIARKAGILPQEDDPVMLMTGADLEHLTEAGLMERLGQGTRVFARTTPEQKMKIVAALKTMEKVVAMTGDGVNDAPALKAADVGIAMGRQGTDVARESAQIILLDDNFASIVAGIEEGRTVFGNIKKFTNYVLVSNGPEILPYLLYILLPVPLALNVIQILSIDLGTDIIPSMALGQEPPDSETMNQPPRLREQGLLTLSLIMHSYLFLGLLEGLWSLGLFFYVLTSGGWRFGEDLATTDPLYHSAMGIALSTILLMQIGNLLGRRFARRSGLDGGIFKNRLMLLGIIIQVVFSWATLYFPPLQKILNTGPVPLSIYFLAWFGIILIFGSDYLRKRYLENRERTSLAER from the coding sequence ATGAGTAGTCAGGGCAAACAAATCCAACATTTGGCGCCGGATCGGGTCTATACTCTTCTGGAAACGAATCCCGAGGGCTTGCATGGCGAAGAGGTGGAGGAGCGGTTGCTCAATGTGGGCAGAAATTCATTCGATATCCCTGACCGCTGGAAAATGCTGCGCAATTTTGGTAAGCAGTTCACCAATTTTTTTACCATACTCCTCATAGTTTCGGCAATTATCTGTGTTGTCGCCCATCGTCTCAATCCAGGGGAGAGTATGAATTTCCTGGGCTGGGCTCTATTTGTTGTGGCTCTGCTCAACGCTTTTTTCAGTTTTATCCAGGAATATCGGGCTGAACGGGCCATGGAGGCCTTGAAGAAATTCCTGCCTCAGATGGTTGAGGTCCAGCGTCAGGGTCAGGTCATCAAGGTTCCTGCTGAAGAGATCGTACCCGGTGATCTCCTCATCCTGGCCGAGGGTGACAAAATCACGGCAGATGCCAGGGTTGTTGAGGCTGAAGGGTTGCTGGTCGATAACGCACCTCTCACCGGTGAGGCCAATCCCTGTGTACTTGTTCATGGGGCCAGTTCGAGTCGCCTGGTTGAAAGTAACAACATTGCCTTTGCCGGCTGTACGGTTATCCGGGGCAGCGGTAAGGCCGTGGTCTTTGCTACCGGTCTTCGTACCGAGTTCGGTAAACTGGCTCATCTCTCGCAGGAGATTAAGCGGGCGTCTTCGCCTCTGGAGCAGGAGACTGCCCATATGGTGCGGGTCCTTACCGTCATAGCCGTGAGTATGGGGTTTGCTTTTTTTATGTATGGGATGGTGACAGGTAGGCCGCTGTGGGTGAATCTGGTTTTTATGATGGGGATCATCGTGGCCAATGTTCCGGAAGGACTTTTGCCCACCTTTACCCTCTCTCTGGCCATGGGTAGTCTGCGCATGGCCAGAAAAAACGTCCTGGTTAAAAGTCTCAATGCGGTGGAAGCGCTTGGTGCGGTACATGTTATCTGTTCGGACAAGACAGGCACTCTTACTGAGAACAAACTCACCATCACCGAACTGCTGAGTCCCCTGCATGGCAGGCCTTTAGCCGACCAGGAGCAGCTGGATCTTTTGACCTTAGCCCTGGCTGCATCTGAGGTCAGGGGTATTGATCACCTGAGTGGTGATCCATTGGATGTGGCGGTGGCCGAACGGTTAACTATCCTGGGTGCTGATCTGGAGGCGCTCCGGGAACGGATTGAGCATTATTTCACCTTTGACGTGGAGAAGAGACGATCAGCTGGTATCATGACTGTTGCCGGGAAAAGGTTTTTTGTAGTTAAAGGGGCCTTTGAGGCCTTGTCTCCGATAGTTGTCTCTGTTCGCAGCGCAAAGGGCCAGGAGGCCGTGGATGCAAGGGCTTTGGGTCAGGCGGAAGAGGTGCTGCGGGGAATGGCCGGTCAGGGCTTGCGGGTTATTGCTTTGGCCTGCCGGGAACTGGAGGGAGGGGCGCAGGATTTTTCGTCTCTTCAGGATGCTCTGGAAAAAGAGCTGGTTCTTGTTGGTTTTATCGGCATCGAGGATCCTCTTCGCAAAGAGGTTCCGGCGGCTGTTCGTAAATGTCATACCGCCGGGATCGATGTCCTGCTTATCACCGGTGATCATCCGGATACGGCTCAGGCCATCGCCCGCAAGGCAGGGATACTTCCCCAGGAGGATGACCCGGTCATGTTGATGACCGGTGCCGATTTGGAGCATCTGACCGAAGCGGGGCTCATGGAGCGCCTCGGTCAGGGAACCAGAGTCTTTGCCAGGACGACTCCGGAACAGAAAATGAAAATTGTCGCAGCCCTCAAAACTATGGAAAAAGTGGTGGCCATGACCGGGGATGGGGTCAACGATGCCCCGGCCCTCAAGGCCGCTGATGTGGGCATTGCCATGGGGAGGCAGGGAACAGATGTGGCTAGGGAGTCGGCTCAGATCATTCTTCTTGATGATAATTTTGCTTCTATTGTTGCGGGCATTGAAGAAGGGCGGACCGTGTTCGGGAACATCAAGAAGTTCACCAACTATGTCCTGGTAAGTAACGGCCCGGAAATCCTTCCTTATCTTCTCTATATTCTTCTACCGGTACCCCTGGCTCTGAATGTGATTCAGATTCTCTCTATTGATCTCGGCACCGACATTATCCCCTCCATGGCCCTGGGCCAGGAGCCGCCGGATTCCGAGACCATGAACCAACCGCCCCGGCTTCGAGAGCAGGGCTTACTTACCCTCTCTCTGATTATGCACAGTTATCTTTTTCTTGGCCTCTTGGAAGGTCTCTGGTCTCTGGGACTTTTTTTCTATGTCCTGACGAGTGGAGGATGGCGGTTCGGAGAGGATCTGGCTACAACTGATCCCCTCTACCACTCGGCCATGGGCATCGCCCTGTCCACCATTCTCCTGATGCAGATCGGCAATCTCTTGGGGCGTCGTTTTGCCAGGCGCTCCGGACTTGATGGGGGAATTTTTAAAAACAGGCTGATGCTTTTGGGTATTATCATCCAGGTGGTCTTTTCCTGGGCCACCCTCTATTTTCCGCCTCTACAAAAAATCCTTAATACCGGGCCGGTTCCGTTGTCCATCTATTTTCTGGCCTGGTTCGGGATTATCCTCATCTTCGGCAGTGATTATCTCAGAAAACGATATTTGGAAAACAGAGAGAGAACATCTCTTGCCGAGCGTTAA
- a CDS encoding universal stress protein, translating into MKLTIYLAYDGSINADWVARYALNMAANGQDFQIILIHILDYIYSPDKIAKKIEAIEAESVVRGIRMTSRILPLQKNVFYSLLQAIPAGGESLCVCGARIFSRNKGFLAGTISEKLLRRKQFNVMAIRVVKPGILGTPSELLFPLSGHPRGFQAAMSFFMLLAPEVERLHLLRIMLVSSLWFQYMPVTIVQSLKTKGYSYVNGVLKEIRQQLGENNIYLDAKVVLSDDWAKEILIHASNTRAQMILMGASDRNLPSRYFYGNKIEQILRRSPCDVGIYRKI; encoded by the coding sequence ATGAAATTGACTATTTATCTGGCTTATGACGGTTCCATAAATGCCGATTGGGTTGCTCGCTATGCCTTAAATATGGCGGCTAACGGCCAGGATTTCCAGATCATCTTGATCCATATTCTGGATTACATCTATTCTCCCGATAAAATTGCTAAGAAAATCGAGGCAATTGAAGCCGAATCTGTGGTCCGGGGGATAAGGATGACCAGCCGTATTTTGCCCCTGCAGAAAAACGTCTTTTATTCCCTGCTCCAGGCGATTCCGGCCGGGGGGGAGAGTCTGTGTGTGTGCGGGGCCAGGATTTTCTCACGGAACAAGGGATTCCTGGCCGGCACTATCTCTGAAAAGCTACTGCGCCGTAAACAGTTCAATGTCATGGCTATCCGGGTAGTCAAGCCCGGCATCCTTGGAACTCCCAGTGAATTGCTTTTCCCCCTTTCCGGACATCCCAGGGGGTTTCAAGCCGCTATGTCTTTTTTTATGCTCCTGGCACCGGAAGTGGAACGACTCCATCTTTTACGGATCATGCTGGTTAGCTCCCTGTGGTTTCAGTATATGCCGGTAACCATTGTCCAGAGCCTAAAGACAAAGGGGTATTCCTATGTGAACGGGGTACTGAAGGAGATTCGTCAGCAGTTGGGAGAGAACAATATTTATTTGGATGCCAAGGTGGTTCTCTCTGATGACTGGGCCAAGGAGATTCTTATTCACGCCAGCAACACTCGTGCTCAGATGATCTTAATGGGTGCATCTGACCGAAATCTGCCGTCTCGTTATTTCTACGGCAACAAAATTGAACAGATCCTCAGGCGTTCTCCTTGTGATGTGGGGATTTATCGTAAGATATGA
- the rdgC gene encoding recombination-associated protein RdgC — protein sequence MGLISSTHSISRYHIDGEFPDGTAEGVRQGLIENAIPEIENEYDEISAGWTPLETPYKPDFQSASFLFGTYFAFSLRIDKKSIPAKLIQKHMAIETEKKKKESGRPFISKNEKAEIKEMIIDILMHKTPFIPNIYDVLWDYEEKSLILFSTQKAANELFETLFFKSFDHKPIRIFPYTIVEKLGSFSSDKKDRVLALSPLNMKGA from the coding sequence ATGGGATTGATCTCGTCCACCCATTCCATCAGCCGTTATCATATTGACGGTGAATTTCCTGACGGTACTGCAGAAGGTGTCCGACAGGGACTGATTGAAAACGCCATTCCTGAAATTGAAAATGAATACGATGAAATTTCAGCCGGATGGACCCCCCTTGAAACCCCTTATAAACCAGACTTTCAATCCGCTTCATTTCTATTCGGCACCTATTTTGCTTTTTCTCTGCGCATTGATAAAAAATCAATCCCGGCCAAACTGATCCAGAAACATATGGCCATTGAAACAGAGAAAAAAAAGAAAGAAAGCGGCAGACCCTTTATTTCAAAAAATGAAAAAGCTGAAATAAAGGAGATGATCATTGATATTCTAATGCATAAAACACCCTTTATTCCAAATATCTATGATGTGTTATGGGATTATGAAGAAAAAAGCTTAATCTTATTTTCCACCCAGAAGGCAGCCAATGAACTGTTTGAAACCCTGTTTTTTAAATCCTTTGATCATAAACCCATCAGGATATTTCCCTATACAATAGTGGAAAAACTAGGCAGTTTTTCAAGCGATAAAAAAGACAGGGTATTGGCGCTATCGCCCTTAAATATGAAAGGTGCATGA
- a CDS encoding radical SAM protein, whose translation MKKQTVAFSRQSTNLFFHILTGCNLHCAHCYINREQHGSNTLSLDTIREWLGIFSSKAKDTNLILLGGEPTLHPDLASVVSIAGDMGFKSITIDTNGFLFHDILDNITPNQIDFFSFSLDGVTRETNDAIRGEGCFDAVMSGISSAVEKGFSCSMIYTVSEKNIHEVTKLPELIKNLGISRFFIQVVGLRGESKNTDAKHQVSKSIWQDTIPKTAEQIAEQGIIVTYPKVFLTHEETFECAANVANNYFIFPNGRVYQCPLCEDFPFHSYEIINNALIPRPKINETNFFSLQIPEGCVMNKLIQPGNLSYDDNGFPRYKIACCMLKEELQP comes from the coding sequence ATGAAAAAACAAACAGTTGCATTTTCAAGGCAGAGCACCAATCTTTTTTTTCACATACTGACAGGGTGTAATTTACACTGTGCCCACTGCTATATCAACCGGGAACAACACGGAAGTAACACCCTTTCCCTGGACACGATCAGGGAGTGGCTTGGCATCTTTTCTTCAAAGGCAAAGGATACCAACCTTATTCTTTTAGGGGGTGAACCCACCCTTCATCCGGATCTTGCTTCAGTCGTATCTATTGCTGGAGACATGGGCTTCAAATCCATCACCATCGATACCAACGGTTTTTTGTTTCACGATATCCTGGACAATATCACACCGAATCAAATTGACTTTTTTTCATTTTCCCTGGACGGTGTCACCCGGGAAACCAATGATGCGATCAGAGGAGAGGGATGTTTTGATGCAGTCATGTCCGGTATCAGTAGTGCTGTAGAAAAAGGATTCTCCTGCTCAATGATCTATACGGTCTCTGAAAAAAATATTCATGAGGTTACAAAGCTTCCTGAATTAATAAAGAATCTTGGTATTTCACGATTTTTTATCCAGGTGGTGGGTCTGCGGGGCGAATCGAAAAACACCGATGCAAAGCACCAGGTGTCAAAATCAATCTGGCAGGATACCATTCCCAAAACTGCAGAACAGATTGCAGAACAGGGAATTATTGTTACCTATCCCAAGGTGTTCCTCACCCATGAAGAAACGTTTGAATGTGCGGCCAATGTGGCGAACAACTATTTTATTTTCCCCAATGGACGGGTGTATCAATGTCCTTTATGCGAGGATTTTCCATTTCATTCCTATGAAATAATAAACAATGCGCTTATACCCCGTCCAAAAATAAATGAAACCAATTTTTTCTCTTTGCAGATTCCCGAAGGGTGTGTAATGAACAAATTAATACAGCCGGGAAATCTATCCTACGATGATAACGGATTCCCCCGCTATAAAATAGCCTGTTGTATGCTCAAGGAAGAACTGCAGCCTTAA
- the carB gene encoding carbamoyl-phosphate synthase large subunit, with amino-acid sequence MPKRNDIHKILIIGAGPIIISQACEFDYSGTQACKALKEEGFEVVLINSNPATIMTDPETADRVYIEPVTAETLCKIIEKERPDAVLPTLGGQTALNTTIDAAKTGIFERYNIELIGASIDAINKAEDRELFRDAMNKIGLRIPKSGFATNMQEVEETAQRIGFPIIVRPSFTLGGTGGGVAYNMEELANLSKAGLDASLITQVMLEESVLGWKEYELEVMRDHADNVVIICSIENIDAMGVHTGDSITVAPAQTLSDKEYQALRDASIAIIREIGVDTGGSNVQFAVNPDNGDIIVVEMNPRVSRSSALASKATGFPIAKIAAKLAVGYTLDEIPNDITGETMACFEPSIDYCVVKIPRWTFEKFPETEDVLTTAMKSVGETMAIGRTFKEALQKGLRSLEIGRAGFGADGKDPAPGSVAGTDLEYKLSTPNSQRIFYIKYAIEHGMPITMIHELTDIDPWFLYQMKQIVDLEKQLKLAGMNLPKDLFEKAKKYGFSDMQLAYLSGGLTDKQIERKRKDLGIIPVYKLVDTCAAEFRAVTPYYYSTYESECEARVSDRKKVIILGGGPNRIGQGIEFDYCCVHASFALREEGVESIMVNSNPETVSTDYDTSDKLYFEPLTREDVLHIVEKEKPFGVIVQFGGQTPLNLATDLQKAGVPIIGTSPESIDRAEDRDLFAAMLKKLNLRQPDNGIAYSYAEAVAVARDIGYPVMVRPSFVLGGRAMKIVYDEKDLEEYFNLAVQASPDKPVLIDKFLEEAFELDVDAISDGEDTVIGGMMEHIEEAGIHSGDSACVLPPYSIEAHHIKEMSDAAKAIAKELNVKGLMNIQFGIMNDTVYIIEVNPRASRTIPFVSKAIGVPLAKLATKVMLGKTLKELGVTKEIIPPYYCVKEAVMPFDRFENVDPVLGPEMKSTGEVMGIDKDLGAAVAKAQFAAGQKLPKEGTVFISVQDKDKKAALPVAQLFHDMGFTIMATRGTVTFLEENKIPSTFVKKVSAGRPHVVDAVKNSEIQLILNTGASSQTQRDGYEIRRAAIKYKIPYATTTDGARAISLAIQAMKKENLTVKPLQHYHQEN; translated from the coding sequence ATGCCAAAGCGTAACGACATCCATAAGATTCTGATCATTGGGGCCGGCCCGATCATCATCAGCCAGGCCTGCGAGTTTGACTATTCCGGCACCCAGGCCTGCAAGGCCCTGAAGGAAGAAGGGTTTGAAGTTGTTCTGATCAACTCCAATCCGGCCACCATCATGACCGATCCTGAAACCGCCGACCGGGTCTATATTGAACCGGTGACGGCTGAAACCCTGTGCAAAATCATTGAAAAGGAGCGGCCCGATGCCGTGCTGCCCACCCTTGGCGGCCAGACAGCCCTGAACACCACCATTGATGCAGCCAAAACAGGGATATTTGAACGCTATAATATTGAACTGATCGGTGCATCCATTGACGCCATAAATAAGGCCGAAGACCGGGAACTGTTCCGGGATGCCATGAATAAAATCGGGTTAAGAATTCCCAAATCCGGGTTTGCCACCAATATGCAGGAGGTGGAAGAAACGGCCCAGCGCATCGGATTTCCCATTATTGTCCGGCCAAGCTTTACTTTAGGGGGAACCGGTGGTGGTGTGGCGTATAATATGGAAGAGCTTGCAAATCTTTCCAAGGCCGGTCTTGACGCCTCCCTGATCACCCAGGTGATGCTTGAGGAATCTGTTCTGGGATGGAAGGAATATGAGCTTGAGGTGATGCGGGATCATGCGGACAACGTGGTGATCATCTGCTCCATTGAGAACATTGACGCCATGGGGGTTCATACGGGTGATTCCATTACCGTGGCCCCGGCCCAGACCCTGTCGGACAAAGAATACCAGGCACTGCGGGACGCCTCCATTGCCATTATCAGAGAGATTGGCGTAGACACAGGCGGTTCCAATGTTCAATTCGCCGTAAACCCGGACAACGGGGATATTATCGTGGTTGAGATGAACCCCCGGGTGTCCAGGTCGTCCGCCCTTGCCTCCAAGGCCACGGGCTTTCCCATTGCTAAAATTGCAGCCAAACTTGCGGTGGGATATACCCTGGATGAGATTCCCAATGATATCACCGGCGAAACCATGGCCTGCTTTGAGCCATCCATTGATTATTGCGTGGTAAAAATTCCGCGCTGGACCTTTGAAAAATTTCCCGAAACCGAGGATGTACTCACCACGGCCATGAAATCCGTGGGTGAAACCATGGCCATCGGCAGAACATTTAAGGAAGCACTTCAAAAAGGATTGCGCTCCCTTGAAATCGGCCGGGCCGGTTTCGGTGCCGACGGAAAAGATCCTGCACCCGGATCTGTGGCCGGTACGGATCTGGAATACAAATTATCCACCCCCAATTCCCAGCGTATTTTTTACATTAAATATGCCATTGAACACGGCATGCCCATCACCATGATCCATGAGCTGACTGACATTGATCCCTGGTTTCTGTATCAGATGAAACAGATTGTGGACCTTGAAAAGCAGTTAAAACTGGCCGGTATGAACCTGCCAAAGGATCTTTTTGAAAAGGCAAAAAAATACGGATTTTCCGACATGCAGTTGGCCTATTTGTCCGGGGGACTGACAGACAAGCAGATCGAACGGAAACGAAAAGACTTAGGGATTATTCCGGTATATAAACTGGTGGATACCTGTGCCGCGGAATTCAGGGCGGTTACCCCTTACTATTATTCCACCTATGAAAGCGAATGCGAAGCCCGGGTGTCGGACAGAAAAAAGGTGATCATCCTGGGCGGCGGTCCCAACCGCATCGGCCAGGGCATTGAATTTGATTACTGCTGTGTTCACGCCTCCTTTGCTTTAAGGGAAGAGGGCGTTGAATCCATCATGGTCAACTCCAACCCGGAAACGGTCTCCACTGACTATGATACATCCGACAAGCTCTATTTTGAACCGCTCACCAGAGAAGACGTACTTCACATCGTTGAAAAGGAGAAACCCTTTGGTGTGATTGTCCAGTTCGGCGGCCAGACGCCTTTAAACCTTGCCACGGATCTTCAAAAAGCAGGGGTTCCCATCATCGGTACAAGTCCGGAAAGTATTGACCGGGCCGAGGACCGGGATCTGTTTGCGGCCATGCTTAAAAAACTGAACCTGCGCCAGCCGGATAACGGCATTGCATATTCCTATGCAGAAGCCGTGGCCGTTGCAAGGGATATCGGATACCCGGTCATGGTTCGTCCCTCCTTTGTTCTGGGCGGCCGGGCCATGAAAATCGTCTATGATGAAAAAGACCTGGAAGAATATTTCAACCTGGCGGTCCAGGCCTCACCGGACAAGCCCGTACTCATTGACAAGTTCCTGGAAGAAGCCTTTGAGCTGGATGTGGACGCCATTTCCGACGGAGAGGATACCGTCATCGGCGGCATGATGGAACATATTGAAGAGGCCGGCATTCATTCCGGCGATTCCGCCTGTGTACTGCCTCCCTATTCCATTGAAGCACACCATATTAAAGAGATGTCGGATGCGGCAAAAGCCATTGCCAAAGAACTGAATGTCAAGGGATTGATGAACATCCAGTTCGGGATTATGAATGACACCGTGTACATCATCGAAGTCAATCCCAGGGCATCCCGAACCATCCCCTTTGTCTCCAAGGCAATCGGCGTGCCTTTGGCAAAGCTTGCCACCAAGGTTATGCTGGGAAAAACCCTAAAGGAACTTGGGGTGACAAAAGAAATCATCCCGCCCTATTATTGTGTCAAAGAAGCGGTGATGCCCTTTGACCGCTTTGAAAACGTGGATCCTGTTCTTGGGCCGGAGATGAAATCCACAGGCGAAGTTATGGGGATTGACAAGGATCTTGGCGCAGCTGTGGCCAAAGCCCAGTTTGCTGCCGGACAGAAACTGCCCAAGGAAGGCACGGTATTTATTTCTGTCCAGGACAAGGATAAAAAGGCGGCACTGCCTGTGGCCCAACTTTTCCATGACATGGGATTCACCATCATGGCCACCCGGGGAACCGTCACATTCCTGGAAGAAAACAAAATTCCATCCACATTTGTGAAAAAAGTCTCTGCAGGCCGACCCCATGTGGTGGATGCCGTGAAAAACAGTGAAATCCAGCTTATTTTAAATACAGGCGCGTCCAGCCAGACCCAAAGAGACGGATATGAAATTCGCCGGGCCGCCATTAAATATAAAATACCCTATGCCACCACCACGGACGGGGCCCGGGCCATCAGCCTGGCCATCCAGGCCATGAAAAAAGAGAATCTGACGGTTAAGCCGCTCCAGCATTATCACCAGGAAAACTGA